The genome window CGGAGCCTTTGTAAAGCGCTCCCGGCCTTCCATTGCCTGGAGGATAAGTGCATCATTCACTGCCAGACGGGGGAGCCCGGCCGTTTCCTCATTTGATTCTTCGTCCCGGGATTCCTGATAGACCCGGAGGAAACCGTCAAAAACAATCACCTGTCCCTTCGCAACCAGCTTTTCCGGACGGGTGGATATGTTGATGCTTACCTGTGTGTTTTCCAGTTTTGCCGGTGCCATCTGGCTGGCAATCATCCGTTTGCGGATTAAATCGTATAATCGCTGCTGATTCCTGTCCCCCTGAATGGTTTCCCGACTCAGATAAGAGGGACGGATGGCTTCGTGGGCTTCCTGGGCGGATTTGCTTTTTGTAGTAAAATTTCGGGGTTTTGAATATTCTTTTCCATACCGGGCCGTAATCAGTTCTTTGGCCGCACCAATGGCCATGGAGGAAAGATTCACCGAATCTGTTCTCATGTACGTGATATAACCGGCTTCATATAATTTCTGCGCTACAGACATGGTCCGTGAGACGGAAAATCCCAGTTTGCGCCCGGCTTCCTGTTGTAAGGTGGATGTGGTAAAAGGAGGTGCGGGATTTTTAACAGCCGGTTTCCGTGAGATGTCGCTGACAGTAAACTCTGCATTCCGGCAATCCTCAAGAAATTCCCTTGCTTTTTCTGCCTCGGATATTTTTTCCGGTAATTCTGTCGAAAAAGTCTCATTTTCACGCTTTTCGGGATGGAATTCCCCCGTGATTTTAAAATAATTTTCAGGTTTGAAATTCCGGATTTCAACTTCCCGCTCCACGATCAGGCGCACGGCCACACTTTGAACCCTGCCGGCGGAAAGGGCCGGTTTTACTTTTTTCCAGAGGACGGGCGAAACCTCAAATCCCACCAGTCGATCCAACACACGGCGTGCCTGCTGGGCATCCACCAGATGCCGATCAATATGGCGGGGATTCTTTAAGGCCTCCTCAATGGCCTGTTTGGTGATTTCATGAAAAACAATCCGGTATGTCTTTTCCGGATCCAGGTCCAGTACCCGACACAAATGCCAGGCAATGGCTTCACCCTCCCGGTCTTCATCAGAGGCTAAAAAGATCTTTCCCGCTTCGGAAACTTTCTCTTTCAAAGCCTTGATCACTTTCTTCTTATCCGGAGGAATGATATACGAGGGTTCAAAATTCCCCTCCACATTCACACCCATGCTTTTAGGCGGCAGATCCCGCACATGTCCCATGGATGCGACGACATCGTAATCCTTTCCAAGAAACCGGCTGATGGTTTTTGCTTTTGACGGTGATTCAACAATGATCAGATTTTTACTCACCCAAACCTCCGTTTTATGAGGGCAAATTTACAAAAGTGAATCTGAATCGCAAATATTCTCAGGACTCAGGGGCGAAAAAAGCTAATAAATCGATCATCTTTTTGATAATCGGGATGAATATTCAGGTCTTTATAGGAATGAAAAATCTCTTTCACGGCCTCCTTCTGGGGAGGTCCGCCAAATTCCAGGACCGCCAATCCTCCGGGAAGCAGCCAGTCATGAAACCTTTCGGCAAAATGCCTGTAAAAGGCCAGGCCATCCTGGCGGTCAGTCAGGGCCAGAGGCGGTTCATAATAACCTACATTTTTCGGAAGATATTCCATCTCCCCTTCGGCAATATAGGGAGGATTGCTGACAATGATATCGTAAGGTTCAGGTGCCTCCCAGTGAAAAACATCCTCCTGGAAAATACTGATCCGGTTCATCAAATTATGAAATCTGCAATTCTTTTTCAGGATATCAACGGCCTGCGGAGAAACCTCCAGGGCATGAACACGGGCCATGGGCAGATGTTTTGCCAAAGCAATGGCTATGGCACCGGATCCGCTGCCGATATCCAGAATGGAAAAGGGGGCCGTTCGATTCCCGGCCTGCGTGATCACAAATTCCACCAGGCGTTCCGTTTCAGGACGGGGTATCAGCACATCGGGGCTAACAGTAAGGGAAATGCCGTAAAAATCCGCCTGGCCGATCACCTGTTGGACCGGCTGGTGGGCAGCACATCGAAGGAGCAATGGCTTATATTGGTTCAGTTCATCACGACTCAGGGGGCGGTCAAAATTCAGATACAAATCAACACGGGACATTTTCAGTACGTGGGTCAGCATCCATTCCACGGCGGTACGTGCATCTTCAACGCCTTTTTCCCGAAGGTAGTCAACAGACCAGTTCAGCAGTTCTATTAAACCCCAGATTTTATCCCGTGTTTGTTCCGTCATGGAATCAGAGATTTTTCAGTTTTTCCATGTTATCCGCCAGGGTCAACTCTTCTATGAGCTCATCCAGATCACCATCCATCACGGCGGTAAGGTTGTGGGCCGTATAATTGATTCTGTGATCCGTTATCCGTCCCTGAGGGAAGTTATACGTGCGGATTTTAGCACTTCTGTCCCCGGTGGAAACCTGGGATTTCCGTTCTTCGGCAATGGACTTCTTCTGAGCCTCGGCCATTTCCGAGTAGACACGGCTATATAAAATTTTCATGGCTTTTTCTTTATTCTTATGCTGCGAACTCTCATCCTGGCAGGTTACCACAATTCCGGTGGGAAAATGGGTAATACGAATGGCCGAATCGGTTTTGTTTACATGTTGTCCGCCATGCCCGGAGGCCCTGTACGTATCAATGCGGATATCTTTTTCGTCGATTTCCACATCCACATCATCCATTTCAGGAAGGACGGCCACAGTGGCTGCGGATGTATGAATCCGCCCGGAGCTTTCGGTGACCGGTACACGTTGAACACGGTGAACTCCTGATTCATATTTCAGCTTGCTGTATACACTATCCCCGGAAATCAGCATGGATATTTCCTTCAAGCCGCCGATACCCAGCTCGGAAGAGGTCAGCACTTCTATTTTCCATCCCTGCCTTTCGGCATAGCGGGTATACATCCGGTACAGATCGGCAGCAAACAAGGCCGCTTCATCTCCTCCGGTTCCGCTGCGGATCTCCAGAATCGTATTCCGGTCGTCATTGGGGTCCCTGGGGATCAGCAGAAATTTCAGCTGCTCCTCCATGGATTCTTTTTCTGCAAGCAGTCCATCCAGTTCTTCCCGGACAATCTGCTTCAATTCGGCATCGTTCCCCCTGAGGATTTGTTCATCCTCGTGGATATGATCTAAAAGCTGTTCATATTTTTCCGTTGCGCGGACGATGGGTTCCAGATTTTTCTGATCACGGGTGAGTTGTTTATACCGCTCCTGGTCCCTGAAAATATCCGGGTCTGCCAGCGTTTCCAGTATCTCCTGATACCGGATTTTGATGTGTTCAAGTTTATCTCTCATTAGTCAACAGCTTCGGCGATGTATTCTTTGCCGGTATAGGCATCCCAATCTTTGTCAAAAGCGGTTCTGAGGGCTGTCAGGGCACATTCGATCTGACTGTCGTCGGGTTGGGATGTCGTAATGCGCTGGAGCCACAACCCCGGCTTTGTCATCCAGCCGATCCAGGGCTTATTCATGTGCCTGCTTGTCCATTTCAGCACCTCATATCCCACTCCCATCACCAGAGGTATCAGGGGCAGGTGGACCAGAAGCCGGGTTGTCAAAGACATGGGACCGTGAAAGGCCATAATGACGGAATCAATCACGGCATACATGATAATGGCATTTATCAGCGTGATAAAAAGGAAACTGGTACCGCAGCGGGGATGAAAGGTGGAAAAGGGGCGGATATTCTCAAGGGTCATATCCCGTCCGTGTTCAAAGGCAAACACCGTTTTATGTTCCGCTCCGTGATATTCAAACAAGCGCTTAATATCCTTCATCCGGCTGATTAAAAATAAATAGACCAGAAAAAAGAAAATTCGAAATAGTCCCGCCACCAGATTGAAAAGCCAGGCTGTTTTTTCGATTGCAAAGACTTTCGTTGTCAACCACAGGGGGAGGACGGCAAAAAGGCCCAGGGCCAGAGCAAAGGAAAAAAGTATCGTGAGCGAATTATAGACTTTTTCCCAAAAGGCACTTGTCTTTTTGTCCGGTTCCGGCATGGCATGATCCGCGGAAAACCGGAGAGTTTCCATGCCTATTTTCATGGATTCAAAAAGGGAAACAATGCCCCGGATAATGGGCAAACCGAGCCACTTGATCCGTTTGGATGCGGAAATAAAGAGTTTTCGTTCCGTAACAATCGTCTGATCCGGGATCCGCACGGCTGTTGCATAAGCGCCGGGGACCCTCATCATGACACCCTCGATCACTGCCTGTCCCCCCACAAGGATGGAGGATTTCTGAAGCATCAGAATCAGGCTCCGGGTGAACCGCCGGTATTTCATAGGTGGGCTACTTTTTGGGATTGATATTGTATTTTCTGTTGTATTTCTCAATACGACCCGCCGTATCCAGCAATTTCTGCTTTCCCGTATAAAAGGGATGGCAGGCAGAACAGATTTCAATCCGCATATCTCCCACTGTACTCCGGGTTTCTATTACGTTCCCACAGGAGCAAGTAATCGTGCAGGGTTCATATTTCGGGTGAATTTTATCTCTCATGAGAATCCTCTTGTCTTTTCTTTCAGCCCGGTATCTTACAAATGACTACAGAAAAAAACAAATTATATTTGTCCGCACTGCATTAAAGCAGGATAGCCTGACTTTGGTAGTATTCTGTTTATAGCTGATCCTTACAACGGGGACAGAACCTTGCAAAAGCCCGGAGGAAAGACCCACTGGCCAAATTAACGCCGGCACTTTTACACTATCGCTTATATCTCACCTTAACTGATATTCCCGACCATCTTGTTCCGGTTTTTGAAGACCTTCAGCGGCAGGAGATCGGACACCAGAAACGCATTATGAAAATGATTGAAAACGAAACCAAAACCCCATCGGGAGGGGGGCCAGATGACCTTTCTTGTATCTGTTGAAGCCCCTGATTTCACGGCGTCGTCCGTCATGCCGGACAATACAATCAATCCGTCATTTCGCTTATCGGATTATAAAGGAAAACCGTTAGTCCTGTTTTTTTGACCTATACCCGGGAGACGGGCGGGGTGTGTCCTGCGGGCCGGGAATCCGGCAAATCGGCCATTGGGGCCGGCAGCGAAGTTGTTTAAAGCTATTTCATCAAATTTTCTGAAGATTTGTTATCCGGAATAAACACAAAACGGCTGTAATGAAAAGCTCCGTCATCTTTTCGGGTGACGGCGATGGGAATTTTTATACTTTTAGGAAAACAATGGTAGGCTCCGGTTAATACATGAAAACGGCCCAGGGGGTGTCCCCGGATTTCATCAATGTGCACGGATAGCTCCCCCTGATCGTATTGTGTAAACAGTGTTTCCCCGATCCCGGCAAAGACATCGTCCATCCGTTCAACAACATTCGGTGTTTGCCGGTCATCCCACCACGCCGAGTAGGGATTCATCATCATCATCATCAGGTGTTTCAGAAATAATTCTGGATGCTCGCCGGGCCAGAGGGCAAGGTCGGGATAGATAACCTGCAAGTCGTCCCGGTAAACCTTATCCAGCAAAGTGGAGATAAAAGCCCCCCACAAGGCGGGATCTTCTGTTTGACTCAACCGTTTTAAAGCTTCGTGATCCGGGTACCGCCGGCGCATCTCGGCAGCCAGCTCTTTTTCGGAGGAACCCATAATCATGGCCGGAACAGAATCATGACCCGTAGCTCCGGCAGACACCGCATAAGAAAAATCCTTCAAAAGACGGACATTCAGGCTGTCCCGTTCCATCAAGTGTGCAAATACCTTCCCGCTGATATCAAAGAGGCGGGCAGGAAATTGAATGGCGAATTCAGCCATTTCGACTCGGATGGTCATCTCCGGGCCGGCCGTTTCCTCCCCGGGTGCCGAAGCCGGCTCAACGGGGATAAAATCACATCGTGCCGGGCTGGCAAACCCCTTATTTCCATAAAAAAACAGGGGTAATCCGGTATGCAGAATAATCTGCGACCGGGAAGAATCCACACAGACCGTCATTTCGGTCCAGTCCTCATTTTCCCCTCCCGAATAACCAAAAAGGGGAATTCCTTCCATGCCCTGCTCCGGAAAAACCGTCATCAGGCCCACTTTTCGTCGAACATCCCTGTCCAGTTTGCAGAACGCCATGAAATCCCGGATATGGCCGGGTTCAAAGTCTGGTATGGTCACGTCTAAAATTGCTTCAAACTGTTTTTTTACCTGACGGCCGTAATAGATTTCGGTATAGCGGATAAAGAAAGGCAGTGACCAGTTTTCAAATTGTGACCAGCGCAGAAGGTGCCATACGGCCAGGACATCTTCCGGGGTCCAGGGTGTGGTGTCCACGTGATACCAGCGGCACCCCGACGGTGGTGGAAGATTTGAAAACCGTTGATTGATTCCCCTGACAAAGTGTTCAAGGTTTTCCCGTGTTTCATCGGGGAGATTCGACAGGGTTTTCGTGGCAAGATCTTCAAATTGCCAGGCACTCAGGTAGGCATCGTCTTCTTTGTATTCACCTCCAAAATAACGGGAGAGTTGGCCCCCGGCACAAAGCCGGAGATACATCATCCGATCGCCGACGGCCCATGCCTGAGCAAAACCAAGGGCCTGAAAAAAATCCTCTTCTCTGGAGAGGTTGACATGAATTTTTCCCTCCGCTTCTTCCCTGCGGATGATAAACGCATGATCGCCTTTCATACGTATTTCCGGATTGACGGCCGTTTCACCCTGGCGCAACCAGGACCTAAACAAAAAGAAAACCGTCCCTGCCAAAACCAGGAAAAGACACGTCAAATACAAGGCTTTGCGCATCATGAATCCCCTAACAAACGGGCCGTGAGCGTATGGGGTGAAAGAGTGAACCTGGCAAAAACGATACGGCCTGATGATTTATCAATACTAATAAAACTTTTGGCTTCCGGATCCGCCAGGCGGGAAGTGAATAAATCTGTCTCCGCCAAAACGGGAGATCCCCCTTCCGGAAATAAAAGAATTTCCCATTCAAGAATATCCCGGCTTTTCTCCCGGGGGACCATCAGCGCTTCATAGTACTCCCCCTCAATGTCCACGGGAACGCGGAATTCCCGGGGTATAGATATCCGTGTCAGAGCCAGAATCAGTGATAACATCGTATGACAATTTTTTTCCGGAATTCTTTCCTCGCCCGTAGAATAAATAATTTTTTCGGGGTTGTAAAGGGTGCTGAAAGATTGCTGAAGGTTTTTCTGGGAAATCTCCTTTTCATAGAAGACAATCCGGCTCATGGAAGTATCCATTGTCACACGATAGCGATTGTTGACCCTGTAAATGGTGGAAAAAAATCGGTTGGTCCGGGCAGTGTACTCATAGGTAATGCGTGTTGGATCTTCATCCGGAATCGGCTGAATATGAACATGCACCACCGGGATTCCAAGAAAACTCACCTCGTAATCCTGTCCCCACAGGTTGCATGGAATCAATACAAAGAAAAAGGCGGGAATCAGAAAATATTGTTTTATCATCATAGAACAAATATACGCAAGAGAAACGAAAATCGTCGGACCGTTTTTATTCTTTTTCGATCTCCGGGGGCGGCGGGGGGGCGAGAGGGCGGAAATAGGGCCTCAGCAGTCTTATCCCCAGCCACAGCATCAATCCGGCAATCAGAACCCACATATTCCTGACGCGTCCTTCGGCGACATACCAGAGTGGCTCGTGTTCAAGATTCAGAAGAATCATGGAAAAGAAATTATAGGCTCCATGACAAAAAACGGCCGGCCAAACAGACCGGAGTCCGGACGAAAGGGTTCCAAGAATAATGCCCAGGATAAAAATTTGAACAAGATACCATGGTAAAGCATGAACCAGGGCAAAAAAGACAGATGACATGACAATGGCTGTCCTGGGACTTCGGAAAGCTTTTTCCATGGACTGGAGAAGCATCCCCCTAAAAATCGCTTCTTCCGCAAAAGCTGCCACGCCGGATACGGCAATAATCATTAAAAGGGCCTCGCCTTTTCCGGACCACTTCATCCCTTCCAGGAGGGTAAAATATTCAGGTGGTATATCCAGCCACCGCATAAGCAGCCGGTCCACTGAATCTGCCAGGATAAGCAGGCCCGCCACAAAAAGAATCACTCCCGGCCAGGTGCGTCTGTCGGGTGGTGAGAGTTTAAAAAGCCGGGCAAGGGATATCTCCGGTTTTTTCAACCGCACATACCAGGCCACCGGCACGAGAAAAATCAGTTCCAGAATCATCATGCCGAAAACCGTCTTGTAGTAGGTGTCGGGAAAAAATGAGGCTGTCAGCAGGGGAGAGAAAATCATAGAAAGCCCCCAGCCGGCCAGCAAAAGGGCCAGTGATGTTCTTAAAGGGAGTCCCTTGTCGTGTGTGTTAAAATCCTGCCTTGTCATATTACACGATTAAAAGTGATGTAAGGAACCATTAATGATGATTCCCCCGGGTTTTGCAAAAGCAACCGATTCAAAATAGGGATTAAATACTGTAATATTGGGGATGCTTTCTGCCAAAATCAGCGAGGCGGGGTGATTATCCTTGCTCCAGTCTCCGGGAGGCCCGGGCATCTCTTTGCTGGAATCGGTAAGCACATACAGGGGAATCTTCTTTTCCC of Candidatus Neomarinimicrobiota bacterium contains these proteins:
- a CDS encoding redoxin domain-containing protein; translation: MTFLVSVEAPDFTASSVMPDNTINPSFRLSDYKGKPLVLFF
- the rpmE gene encoding 50S ribosomal protein L31, with translation MRDKIHPKYEPCTITCSCGNVIETRSTVGDMRIEICSACHPFYTGKQKLLDTAGRIEKYNRKYNINPKK
- a CDS encoding DUF1385 domain-containing protein, which translates into the protein MKYRRFTRSLILMLQKSSILVGGQAVIEGVMMRVPGAYATAVRIPDQTIVTERKLFISASKRIKWLGLPIIRGIVSLFESMKIGMETLRFSADHAMPEPDKKTSAFWEKVYNSLTILFSFALALGLFAVLPLWLTTKVFAIEKTAWLFNLVAGLFRIFFFLVYLFLISRMKDIKRLFEYHGAEHKTVFAFEHGRDMTLENIRPFSTFHPRCGTSFLFITLINAIIMYAVIDSVIMAFHGPMSLTTRLLVHLPLIPLVMGVGYEVLKWTSRHMNKPWIGWMTKPGLWLQRITTSQPDDSQIECALTALRTAFDKDWDAYTGKEYIAEAVD
- the prfA gene encoding peptide chain release factor 1; the protein is MRDKLEHIKIRYQEILETLADPDIFRDQERYKQLTRDQKNLEPIVRATEKYEQLLDHIHEDEQILRGNDAELKQIVREELDGLLAEKESMEEQLKFLLIPRDPNDDRNTILEIRSGTGGDEAALFAADLYRMYTRYAERQGWKIEVLTSSELGIGGLKEISMLISGDSVYSKLKYESGVHRVQRVPVTESSGRIHTSAATVAVLPEMDDVDVEIDEKDIRIDTYRASGHGGQHVNKTDSAIRITHFPTGIVVTCQDESSQHKNKEKAMKILYSRVYSEMAEAQKKSIAEERKSQVSTGDRSAKIRTYNFPQGRITDHRINYTAHNLTAVMDGDLDELIEELTLADNMEKLKNL
- the prmC gene encoding peptide chain release factor N(5)-glutamine methyltransferase encodes the protein MTEQTRDKIWGLIELLNWSVDYLREKGVEDARTAVEWMLTHVLKMSRVDLYLNFDRPLSRDELNQYKPLLLRCAAHQPVQQVIGQADFYGISLTVSPDVLIPRPETERLVEFVITQAGNRTAPFSILDIGSGSGAIAIALAKHLPMARVHALEVSPQAVDILKKNCRFHNLMNRISIFQEDVFHWEAPEPYDIIVSNPPYIAEGEMEYLPKNVGYYEPPLALTDRQDGLAFYRHFAERFHDWLLPGGLAVLEFGGPPQKEAVKEIFHSYKDLNIHPDYQKDDRFISFFRP
- the topA gene encoding type I DNA topoisomerase, which translates into the protein MSKNLIIVESPSKAKTISRFLGKDYDVVASMGHVRDLPPKSMGVNVEGNFEPSYIIPPDKKKVIKALKEKVSEAGKIFLASDEDREGEAIAWHLCRVLDLDPEKTYRIVFHEITKQAIEEALKNPRHIDRHLVDAQQARRVLDRLVGFEVSPVLWKKVKPALSAGRVQSVAVRLIVEREVEIRNFKPENYFKITGEFHPEKRENETFSTELPEKISEAEKAREFLEDCRNAEFTVSDISRKPAVKNPAPPFTTSTLQQEAGRKLGFSVSRTMSVAQKLYEAGYITYMRTDSVNLSSMAIGAAKELITARYGKEYSKPRNFTTKSKSAQEAHEAIRPSYLSRETIQGDRNQQRLYDLIRKRMIASQMAPAKLENTQVSINISTRPEKLVAKGQVIVFDGFLRVYQESRDEESNEETAGLPRLAVNDALILQAMEGRERFTKAPPRYSEAALVRKLEELGIGRPSTYAPTISTIQKRKYVVNESRPGEKREFKIFILNNGKVSEKTGIEIQGAEKKKLFPTDIGQVVNQFLMKHFQNIMDYGFTADVEVEFDRIADGRVDWVDMIRDFYGPFHENVEKTMKESEKFKGERYLGKDPESGRDVFVKIGRYGPMAQIGKADEALKPRFAGLRDNQSLETITLEEALELFKLPRTVGEYEGEPVTANIGRFGPYVKHKNSFYSLGKEDDPLSVTPDRAIEIIEAKREKEKKKLIKEFPEEPGLKILNGRFGPYISYKKKNTTIPKTTDPASLTLEQCHELIKAGAAKKSGKRKGKKHS
- a CDS encoding penicillin acylase family protein, encoding MMRKALYLTCLFLVLAGTVFFLFRSWLRQGETAVNPEIRMKGDHAFIIRREEAEGKIHVNLSREEDFFQALGFAQAWAVGDRMMYLRLCAGGQLSRYFGGEYKEDDAYLSAWQFEDLATKTLSNLPDETRENLEHFVRGINQRFSNLPPPSGCRWYHVDTTPWTPEDVLAVWHLLRWSQFENWSLPFFIRYTEIYYGRQVKKQFEAILDVTIPDFEPGHIRDFMAFCKLDRDVRRKVGLMTVFPEQGMEGIPLFGYSGGENEDWTEMTVCVDSSRSQIILHTGLPLFFYGNKGFASPARCDFIPVEPASAPGEETAGPEMTIRVEMAEFAIQFPARLFDISGKVFAHLMERDSLNVRLLKDFSYAVSAGATGHDSVPAMIMGSSEKELAAEMRRRYPDHEALKRLSQTEDPALWGAFISTLLDKVYRDDLQVIYPDLALWPGEHPELFLKHLMMMMMNPYSAWWDDRQTPNVVERMDDVFAGIGETLFTQYDQGELSVHIDEIRGHPLGRFHVLTGAYHCFPKSIKIPIAVTRKDDGAFHYSRFVFIPDNKSSENLMK
- a CDS encoding CPBP family intramembrane metalloprotease produces the protein MTRQDFNTHDKGLPLRTSLALLLAGWGLSMIFSPLLTASFFPDTYYKTVFGMMILELIFLVPVAWYVRLKKPEISLARLFKLSPPDRRTWPGVILFVAGLLILADSVDRLLMRWLDIPPEYFTLLEGMKWSGKGEALLMIIAVSGVAAFAEEAIFRGMLLQSMEKAFRSPRTAIVMSSVFFALVHALPWYLVQIFILGIILGTLSSGLRSVWPAVFCHGAYNFFSMILLNLEHEPLWYVAEGRVRNMWVLIAGLMLWLGIRLLRPYFRPLAPPPPPEIEKE